The following proteins come from a genomic window of Miscanthus floridulus cultivar M001 chromosome 2, ASM1932011v1, whole genome shotgun sequence:
- the LOC136535614 gene encoding 3-ketoacyl-CoA synthase 10 has translation MAREEQAPQSVNLKYVRLGYHYLISHGVYLATIPVIVLVCGAEVGSLSRDELWRKVWGEATYDLATVLAFLAVLAFTISVYIMSRPRPVYLIDFACYKPADELKVSKAEFIDLARKSGKFDEDSLAFQSRLLAKSGIGDESYMPRCVFEPNANCATMKEGRAEASTAMFAALDELFDKCRVRPKDVGVLVVNCSLFNPTPSLSAMIVNHYKMRGNILSYNLGGMGCSAGVIATDLARDMLQASGAGLAVVVSTEAVSFTWYPGKRRSMLIPNAFFRAGCAAVLLSNRRRDFHRAKYQLEHVVRTHKGADDRAFRSVYQEEDEQRIKGLSISRDLLEVGGHALKTNITTLGPLVLPFSEQLLFFAGVLFRHLFPSKASTPPPPTTPGDASAAAPYIPDFKRAFEHFCMHAASRDVLEHLQSNLGLRNADLEASRAALHRFGNTSSSSIWYELAYLEAKGRVRRGDRVWQLAFGSGFKCNSAVWRAVRRVRRPARSPWLDCIDQYPVRMDA, from the exons ATGGCGCGGGAGGAGCAGGCGCCGCAGTCGGTGAACCTCAAGTACGTGCGCCTGGGCTACCACTACCTCATCAGCCACGGCGTGTACCTGGCCACCATCCCCGTCATCGTGCTCGTGTGCGGCGCCGAGGTGGGCAGCCTCAGCCGCGACGAGCTGTGGCGCAAGGTGTGGGGGGAGGCCACCTACGACCTCGCCACCGTGCTCGCCTTCCTCGCCGTCCTCGCCTTCACCATCTCCGTTTACATCATGTCCAGGCCCAGGCCCGTCTACCTCATCGACTTCGCATGCTACAAGCCGGCCGACGAGCTCAAG GTGTCCAAGGCGGAGTTCATCGACCTAGCGCGCAAGTCCGGCAAGTTCGACGAGGACAGCCTGGCGTTCCAGTCGCGTCTGCTAGCCAAGTCCGGCATCGGCGACGAGTCGTACATGCCGCGCTGCGTGTTCGAGCCCAACGCCAACTGCGCCACCATGAAGGAGGGCCGCGCCGAGGCGTCCACGGCCATGTTCGCGGCGCTGGACGAGCTCTTCGACAAGTGCCGCGTCCGGCCCAAGGACGTGGGCGTGCTGGTGGTCAACTGCAGCCTCTTCAACCCGACCCCGTCGCTGTCTGCCATGATTGTGAACCACTACAAGATGCGCGGCAACATCCTGAGCTACAACCTGGGCGGCATGGGCTGCAGCGCGGGGGTCATCGCCACCGACCTGGCCCGCGACATGCTGCAGGCCAGCGGCGCGGGCCTGGCCGTGGTGGTCAGCACGGAGGCCGTCTCCTTCACGTGGTACCCCGGGAAGCGGCGCTCCATGCTCATCCCCAATGCCTTCTTCCGGGCCGGGTGCGCGGCGGTGCTGCTGTCCAACCGGCGCCGCGACTTCCACCGCGCCAAGTACCAGCTGGAGCACGTGGTGCGCACGCACAAGGGCGCCGACGACCGCGCCTTCCGCTCCGTGTACCAGGAGGAGGACGAGCAGCGGATCAAGGGCCTGTCCATCAGCCGCGACCTGCTGGAGGTGGGCGGACACGCGCTCAAGACCAACATCACCACCCTGGGGCCCCTGGTGCTGCCCTTCTCGGAGCAGCTGCTCTTCTTCGCGGGCGTGCTGTTCCGCCACCTGTTCCCGTCCAAGgcctccacgccgccgccgccgaccacgcCCGGGgacgcctccgccgccgcgcccTACATCCCGGACTTCAAGCGCGCGTTCGAGCACTTCTGCATGCACGCGGCGAGCCGCGATGTGCTGGAGCACCTGCAGAGCAACCTGGGCCTGCGCAACGCCGATCTGGAGGCCTCCCGCGCCGCGCTGCACCGCTTCGGCaacacctccagcagcagcatctggTACGAGCTGGCGTACCTGGAGGCCAAGGGACGCGTCCGCCGCGGGGACCGCGTCTGGCAGCTCGCCTTCGGGTCAGGCTTCAAGTGCAACAGCGCGGTGTGGCGCGCCGTCCGCCGCGTGCGCCGCCCTGCGCGCAGCCCCTGGCTCGACTGCATCGACCAGTACCCGGTGCGAATGGACGCCTAG